One part of the Calypte anna isolate BGI_N300 chromosome 14, bCalAnn1_v1.p, whole genome shotgun sequence genome encodes these proteins:
- the RASD1 gene encoding dexamethasone-induced Ras-related protein 1, with the protein MKLAAMIKKMCPSEAELSIPAKNCYRMVILGSSKVGKTAIVSRFLTGRFEEQYTPTIEDFHRKFYSIRGEVYQLDILDTSGNHPFPAMRRLSILTGDVFILVFSLDNRDSFEEVQRLKQQILETKSCLKNKTKENIEVPLVICGNKGDRDFYREVQPREIEQLVGGDPKKCAYFEISAKKNSSLDQMFQALFAMAKLPSEMSPDLHRKVSVQYCDILHKKALKGKKLLKDGGRGSTEEAYGIVAPFARRPSVHSDLMYIRQKAIGGGHGKEKDRCVIS; encoded by the exons ATGAAACTGGCAGCGATGATCAAGAAGATGTGTCCCAGCGAGGCCGAGCTGAGCATCCCCGCCAAGAACTGCTACCGCATGGTCATCCTGGGCTCCTCCAAGGTGGGCAAGACCGCCATCGTCTCCCGCTTCCTCACCGGCCGCTTCGAGGAGCAGTACACGCCCACCATCGAGGACTTCCACCGCAAGTTCTACAGCATCCGTGGCGAGGTCTACCAGCTCGACATCCTGGACACCTCGGGCAACCACCCTTTCCCAGCCATGCGCCGGCTCTCCATCCTCACAG GAGATGTATTCATCCTtgtgttcagcctggacaaCCGAGACTCCTTTGAGGAGGTGCAGCGCCTCAAGCAGCAAATCCTGGAGACTAAGTCGTGcctgaagaacaaaaccaaggaGAACATAGAGGTTCCCCTGGTCATCTGCGGCAACAAAGGTGACCGAGACTTTTACCGAGAGGTGCAACCCCGGGAGATCGAGCAGCTGGTGGGAGGGGACCCCAAAAAATGTGCCTACTTCGAGATCTCAGCCAAGAAGAACAGCAGCCTGGACCAGATGTTCCAAGCGCTCTTCGCCATGGCCAAGCTGCCCAGCGAGATGAGCCCTGACCTGCACCGCAAGGTCTCGGTCCAGTACTGTGACATCCTGCACAAGAAGGCACTGAAAGgcaaaaagctgctgaaagatGGGGGCAGGGGCAGCACGGAGGAGGCGTACGGCATCGTGGCCCCCTTCGCCCGGCGACCCAGCGTTCACAGTGACCTCATGTACATCCGTCAGAAAGCCATCGGCGGTGGCCACGGCAAGGAGAAGGATCGCTGTGTGATCAGCTAG